The genomic stretch ACTTTTTGCGGCTAACATCAATGGCTGCGGCATCAGCCCTGGCTCCAACAGTTTTGTGGGCCGAGCAGCGAGAAGCAGCGGATTCGGCCACATCCCAGGCCGCGTCCGCACGCCTCGCCACGTTCGAGGAGGTATGGCGGACCGCGCGAGACCGGTTCTACGATCAGCACCTACACGGACTCGATTGGTCCGCGGTCCGGGAATTTTACTTGCCGGACGCCACACAGGCGAGCTCCGAAGAGGCGCTGGCCAGCGTCATTAATACCATGCTCTCTGAGCTGCATGCTTCGCACACCCGCTACTACACACCGTACGAACCAGAATACTACCAGCTTTCCGATTTCTTTGCTGGTGCGCTAAGGCGGCGCGGACTGGAACGCGCTTTTCCGAGTGGCCGTATCTCCTATCCCGGCATTGGCGTCCTCTCGCGTCTCGACATGCAGGGCCGCAGCATGATTACCGGTGTTATAGAAGGCACGCCGGCCCAACAAGCCGGCCTGCTGGCTGGCGATATGATCGTCTTCGCCGATGGTGCACCGTTTCAGCCGGTCCAGTCATTCCGTGACCAGGTTGGCAAGGAAGTCGCGCTGGGCCTGCGTCGTGCCGGCGCGTTTATGCAAATATCGGTTACCCCGGTCGATATTGAGCCCAACAAAATGTTCTTGGACGGCTTGAAGGCCAGCGCCCGTATAATACCGGCCAACGGCCGACGCATCGGCTATGTTCATGTCTGGTGCTACGCTGGCTCCGTGTATCAGCGGACGCTCGAGCATCTTCTATCGCATGGTCCGCTGAACGACGCCGACGCGCTGATCTGGGACCTGCGCGATGGCTGGGGCGGCGCGATCCCCGAGTATCTTGATTTGTTCAACACGCGAGCGCCGACGATGCAGGTCACTGATCGCAATGGCGCCAGCGAACTCGAGAACGTGAAGTGGCGCAAGCCTGTCGCCATGCTTGTCAACGGTGGCACCCGCAGCGGCAAGGAGATCCTTGCCTATGGCTTCAAGAAATATCGGCTTGGCGAGGTCATCGGTAGCCGGACCGAGGGAGCTGTCCTCGCTGCGACGGCATTCCTCATTGGGGGCGGCTTGCTGTTGCTCGCGGTCGCGGACGTGCAGGTCGACGGCGAGCGGCTGGAAGGCGTTGGCGTCGCACCCACGATCGAGGTCCAAGCTGACCCGAACTCCATGGGTCGTAGTGATCCTCAACTCAATCGTGCAATCGCGGCCCTATCCGGGGCCTGATCCTCGGGAGGCAGCCCTGCTGGCTGTGTGTACCGAAAATCTAAATCCGAACGTATTGACGATGAAGTCCGCCCAGTATGGCGCGCGAACTTATGACGCCGGATCGCTGAACCTGGCGAGAGACAGGCGCATCTTTGTTCAATGACCGATGCGTTCTCACGCCGTTGTAATAGTCCGCATAGTTTTTCAGAATCCGACGCAGATGTTCCTCGTCCAGGACAATGTTGTGGTCCAAACACTCGCGCCGGATCGATCCGATCAGCCGTTCGGCAAAGCAGTTCTGCCAAGGCGAGGCCGGTGCAATTGGCTTGTCTCGGATACCCATGGCACGCAGTCGGCGCGTGACGACAGTGCCGTAGATTCGACCTCGATCTCGGATCATATAGCGCGGAGCACCATCCCAAGGAAAAGCCTCGGTGATCTGACGTGCAACCCACTCCGCCGTCGGGTTGGTTGTGACGCCGATCCAGACGAGATCTCTGCGATCAAGCCGGATGATGACGAAGCCACACAGCAGCTTAAAGCCAATGGTCGGTACTACGACCAAATCCATGGCGGCGATGTCCGGCGCGTGGTTTCGCAGAAAGGTCCGCCATTCCTGACTTGGAGGCCCGCGTCGCTTGACCATATACTTGGCGACACTTGATTGAGCGACGCTAAAACCGAGCTTGAGCAGTTCGCCGTGGATGCGCGGCGCACCCCAAAGCAAATTCTCTGTGCGCATCTGCCGGATCAGCGCGCGCAATTCTGTCTCGATCTGCGGTCGCCCTCCCCGTCGACACGATTTCCAACGCCAATAACGGCGAAAGCCGGCCCGATGCCAACCCACCAGCGTTTCGGGTCGAATAATCATGAGAACCGGAAGGATCGACGGGAACCAGCGATAGAGCTGAACGAAGAACCAGCGGTCGTTGTTTGTGAGGCGAGCCCGGCCTTTCAGCTTGCGTCGCAAGACGATCAGCTGATGTCGAAGCACTGCATTCTCTGCCTCAAGCCGGATGTTCGACTTGAATGGCGAGGCCAGCACGGCCAGAGCGAAGCAGATCAGCGCGATCATCGCTCCAACTTAGTCGATTCTATCATTCGATAGCCCCGATAGGGTTTCTGGTACACACAGGACCTACTCTTGTGCAATGCTGCCTCTTTGGGTTCGAACCGAGGGAGACCAACGCATAGAGGCGTCTGAGGCTAGTCGGCGCCTCGGGGCTTGGGATTGCACCACATTGTTTGGTGGTCACTGAAAGCGGCCGCCTTTCTGGATGACTTCGATCTTGTAACCGTCGGGATCGGCGACGAAAAAGAACCGCGCAAGAGTCGCGCCGTCGTGCTTGAAATCACGTAGCGGCCCGGGCCACAGCTTCTCCCGCTCGAACCGAGGAGCTATCGCCAAATTTTGGTGACGGCCGGGCCGGTCAGGCGGCGGCGGTTATGGGCTGACGGTCAGCGGGTTTAGCGATGACCTCGATCCCGTTGTTGAATGTCACACCGAGAACGAGTTTTGGCAACTGGTTGTGGCCATCGAGACGACGCCAGCTTTTCTGCGCGGCCTCGAGCAGCTTGAAGACCATCGCGAGCGCCGTCCTGTTGGACAGGCATCCCTTCGATCGGATCGTGCGGTGGCGCACGGTAGCGAAGGTGCTTTCAATGGGATTGGTCGTTCGCAGGTGTTTCCAGTGCTCGGCCGGGAAGTCGTAGAAAGCCAGCAGTGCGTCTCGATCCTTGCTCAGGCAGTCGGCCGCCTTCTCGTATTTGGGCGTGTAGCTCTCGATGAAGGCGTCGAACGCCAGTTCGGCGGCGGCCTTGGTTTCGGCCATCCAGATTTCCTGCAACGCGCGTTTGGCCTTCGGCTGCTGGCTCTTCGGCAACTTGGCGAGTACGTTGGCGGTCTTGTGCACCCAGCAGCGCTGCTCGCGCGTTTTCGGCCAGACCTCACCGGCGGCCTTCCAGAACCCGAGCGCGCCATCGGCGATGGTAAGCCGCGGCGGCACGTCGAGCCCCCGCCGCTTCAGATCGAGCAGCAGATCGCGCCAGTCCTGCGCGCTCTCGCGGGCGCCATCGGTGAAGCCGACCAGTTCCTTGCGGCCTTCCGGCGTCGCGCCGATCAGCACCAGGATGCACTGCTTTTCGTCTTCGAGGCGTGCCTGGAGATGGATGCCATCGGCCCAGATGTAGACGTAACGTTTCGCCGACAGATCGCGCCTCTGCCACGCGGTGTGTTCGTCAAGCCAGCCGTCCTTCAGGCGGCCGATGGCGGATGCCGACAATCCGGCAGCATCCTTGCCGAGCAGTGCTGCCAGCGCCTCGGAGAAGTCGCCGGTCGAGATACCCTTCAGGTAAAGGATCGGCAGCAGCGTCTCGATCGATTTAGAGCGGCGCATATAGGGCGGCAGGATCGAGGGCGAGAACCGGATGCGGTCGGGGTCGGTAGCGTCCGCCTCGCGATCGCGCACACGCGGCTGGCGGACGGCGACCGGACCGATACCGGTCATCACCTCGCGCTCCGGCAGGTGACCGTGGCGCACGACCCGCTGGTGGCCGTCTGCGGTCTTCAAATCGGCATGCTTGCCGAGAAAGTCCGCGACCTCGGCCTCGACCGCCTGGGCCAACAGAACACGTGCCCCAGTACGCAGGATTTCCGTGAGTTGATCGTCGACGTTTGCTGGCTGAATCAGCTTGATGATGTTATCGTTGGACACGGCATATCGCTCCTTTGGTGGAGAAGTGGAGGCGTCAAGCACCCCCACGATATGCCGCCTTCCCGATTCCCGCCGTCACCAACTTTCAGCGATAGCTCCGAACCGAGCATGTTCAGCGTCTACATTGTCGACGACGACAGCGAGATGCCCGTATCCATCGCCGAGCGCATAAGGCTCTCTGCTATCAAAATTTACGGTGAGCTCGACTTCGAACGATGATGACGGGTGGCGCAAGTAAACAAGCGCAAAACTGGAAAAGACGAAGCGCTCGCCGACCGAAAGTCCGAACGCGCGCGCGTAGAAGTCAAGCGACCTTGCTTCATCTAAGACGCGGATCATGGAGTGAACAGGCTTTGCCATTTAGCGGTTCCTCGAGGTAGGTGATGAAAGTCGGCGGTTTCGTTAGCCGCGCATCGTTCCACACAAAGCCGGCCAAACGAAATCGACGTACCAATAAGAGTTGGACTCTGAGGCGGCTCCGACTAAGCGCTGTCAAGACTGTAGAGCTTACCGCTTGCGGATGTGGACCTGTAGATCAGGCAGCGACACCGCAGCATAGAGGCGAAATTTTCGACTTCCCCTTGATGCTTCAAAATCTCGTCATGGAGGATGGTGAGAAATTGTGCTAGGCCGGTATCTTCCTTAGCTGCCATCTCCTCCAAAGTATCCCAAAACGATAGCTCCATGCGGATTGAGGTGGGATGCCCGCTAATGCGTAGGGAACGCGTCTGTGGTTCGTAGTTTCTTTGAGGCTGATGAGAGTACAACCGACATATGATAGTTCCTCTGAACTCAATTCTTTTCAGATTGTTCGGGTCACAACGTGTCATCAGCGACATGGCCTGTACATCCGCATAGCGAGACCTAAGCCTTATGATCATTTCCTCCTGATCATCGTTGTCTGCCCGCTAAAGCGGGCTGCTCACCGTGTACCCTGGACAATGAAAGTCTGATACTTCGCCCCCCGAAAGCGGTGTTGCACAGCGTCCTGGTATGCCGGGCTGTCGTACCAAGCCTCAGCCTCCTCAAAGGTCGGGAACGCCAGGATAACCGCGCCCTCGATAGGACTGCCATCCATTACGCGAAACCGTCCGTATACTGCCAAGGGCGTAACGCTATGACCGGCCAGGGATGGCCCCGACTTCTCACCGTACGTCTTCATCTCCTGTGGATTGCTGATCGAGTCTCGAATTGCGACGAAATAGGCGGTCATCTGTGTCATCTCTCTCTTGTTATGACAATGTGTTCAGTCGCTTGCCAATGCAATGGAAGTCTCTCGGGGCAACGTCACAGCCTCAGCTTGAACCTATCTACCTAGAATCGACTGCACGTCCTTAACAAAGACTCCGGCGCTTTCTGCATCCGATTTGTTGTAGTTGGTTTCGTGCGGAATTCGCACGCCTTTGGCGCAGCCAGGGCGTTGTTCGATAGCTGCCATCCAACGATTCAGATTCGGTAAATCGTCAGCGGCTACCCCTGCCCAGTTATGGATCCGGCACCAACTCCAGTTAGCGATGTCCGCAATTGAGAAGTCCGCCGCGAGCCACTCGTTGTCCGCCAGACGTTGGTCGAGAACGCCATACAATCGCCTGACCTCGTTCTGGTAGCGTGCGATAGCACCGGGCAGGCGCTCGGGGAAGTAGCGAAAGAAGACGTTTGCTTGACCTTGCATCGGTCCCACGCCGCCCATCTGAAACATCAACCACTGGATCACGCGCGAGCGGGCTTTGAACTCTGTCGGCAAAAGTCGACCTGCCTTCTCGGCGAGATAGATCATGATAGCGCCAGACTCGAACACCGCAAAATCTCCTGCCTCATGGTCGACTATGGCGGGAATCTTTTCGTTGGGGTTCAACCTCGAAAACTCGGGTGTCTTATGTTGCCTCTTCATTATGTCCAGGGGATACGGCGTATACGGAATTTGAAGCTCTTCGAGGGTACAGGATGCCTTCCACCCATTCGGAGTGGCCCAGGTGTACAGATCGATGCCCGACGCGCTCATGGGCTCTCCTTAACGGTGAATCGTTACGGTAATGCAAGGTCATATCTGGTGGGTCGTGCGGATTGATCGCGACCGCTTGATGCGGTCGCGTATCCAGTCGTGGTTGGTCCTTCCGACCGTTAGGACACCGCGGAACGAGGTTTAAGGACTCTCCCGCGGTGTCCTATTAAGCCGCGATCGGGATTGGAGAACCGTCCGGCATATGCGTCGGGACACTCTTTTTCACGCTCTCACGCTGTAGCATCTCGTCGAACCAGCGCTTCGTGTGGGGGCAATCATCCGGAATCTGCATCTCAAGCGCGTGACCGAAATCGACGACGCAGACAGCAGTGATGTCTGCTACGGAGAACTTGTCTCCCGCCACGAACTTGTTGCTCGCGAGCTGTTCGTTGAATTTTTTATGGAAACGCGCGACGCGCTGCTTGCCGCGCTCGATCAGTGCCGGTATCTGCGGCACAGGTCCTAAGTGACCCGGAAGTCCCCGGTCAACAAACTGGGGATGAGAGTTGCGGAAGATCTCAGCATGGCCGATTATGCCCTCGTCGTAAGCGCGGCGTTCCCACCCGCTAATGACAGCCTTTTCCAGAGGCGTGGTCCCCAAGAGCGGCGGATTCGGGTGGAGCGCCTCAAGATATATCCAGATCGCAAGGGCTTCACCGAGCTGAACACCGTTGTCTAGTTCGAGCATCGGCACCATGGCATGCTTATACTTCGAGAGAAAGGGATCCTTCAGAGCGATATCCGGAGTAATGCACTCCTCTTTCGGAATTTCGATCCCCTTTTCTATCAAAAACATTCGCACGCGTCGACAGTTCGGTGCGAAATCCCATTCGTACAGTTTCATAGCTTCCTCCTATCTGGTGTCTATCGCTGCACCGTCAGCCGAACGCTTGTTTCGCCTGATGTGCGTCTGATGGCCATGTCCGCCAAGCTCGCACTTCCTAACCCGGCTCCAGCAATGAGAAAACAATGTATAGCTCAAGCGCTGGAGCCGGGCAGGTCGTTGCGGGTCGCTTACTTGCGTGTTGCGCAGGCGTACATGTTGATCTCCATGCCAACCGACACTTCAACGATCTTCGGTGTTTTCCAGGTCATTGATCTTCCTCCAAGGTTACGTATTTCGCCGTTCGAGATTGGGCTGCGAGGTGACGTCGGATTGCTTCTCTGGCCTCGCTGCGATGCAATGGGCATTACTTGCAGTTCGGCAAGTTCCGAAGCGAAAGGATGTAGGCGGCAAGCCTCCATCGATCGGGCTCGGCGATCGAACCGTTCCACGACGGCATGAACAAGCCCGCCGAGTCGCGTCCCTCTGTGATGGTCTGGTAGACGGTGGCAGCCGTTAGATCGTCGCGGCACTGCAAGGGTTTGCCGCGGCCGCCAACTCCTCGAGCCCCGTGGCAGTAGGTGCAGTTGAGCCCAAAGAGCTTCTGCCCGTCCGCCACAGAGCCGGGTGTTGCGATTATGTCTTGGCCTGCCTGAGGCAGATCTGGTTCATCCGACGCTGCGGCGACGGAAGTTTGCGGCAAGAGCGCCGCTAACGCGAGACCCATCCCGATCACAACGCCAAGGCTTCGCGATTTCCGCCCGCGGCGGGGCGGCAACATTCGGAACCGGTACGACATGCTCTGTTTCCGTTATGCTCAATAGTTGGAATAGTGAGGGGCGAGAGAGCGAACTCTCACCCCCGCCGCTTAGGCACAAACTCAGTGTCCGAGCTTCAAAGCCATCAACACAGCACCACTCGGCAGACCGCCCATGGAGGGAAATGCTCCAACAGCGAAGTTGGGAGCGAGACCGCCGAGACCGCTCCCGACCAGGATGTACTGCTCGCCGTCGACCTCGTAGCTTACGGGGCCCGATCGGATTCCGGAACCAGCGGCGAGCTTCCACAACTCCTTGCCGGTCGCTGCGTCATAAGCATAGAAATTGCCGAGCGCGTCGCCGTTAAACACAAGGCCTCCTCCTGTCGTAAGCACCGGCGAAATGCCGGGGACCTTCTTGTATTCGACCGACCATTTGACCTCTCCGGTGAACGGATCTCGTGCGTCGAGCCGGGCCGAGGGTCCGTCGGCAGGGGCGACGATCTCGAATTCGGGTGCGCCGAAGTACATGGCGGCGAGACCGACCTCAGCAGGGTTCTGATCTCCAGACTTCACATTGGCACAGACCTCCCACCCATTGGAGTACCAGAGCCTGGTGTTCGGATTGTAGGCGGCGTGCTGCCAGCTGCGAGCGCCGAGCGGAGATGGGCACTCCAAGCTTGTTTTCGTCGTCACTGCTTCGTGACGCCCGATCAGCGCGCCGGTCTTTGGATCAACGTTATCGACCCACGTAACGTTCTTAGCGAACCTCCAAACCTTCTCGACCTTACCGGTCTCTTTATCCAGGACGGTGACGAAGCCACCCTTGTTCAAGTGAACGAGCTTGTCTTTGCCGCTTTGGTTTATCGTCATGATCTCATACGTGGAGTCGTGGTCCCAAGCGTCATTGGGTACTTCCTGATGGTACCACTTTAGCTTCCCCGTCTTGGCGTCGAGAGCCAAGATCGAGTCGGTATAAAGATTGTCGCCCCTCCGACCCTCCGGATAGTAGTCAGGCGCAGCGTTGCCCGTACCGATGTAGATGGTGCCCGTTTTCTCGTCGTATACGCCCGCGCCCCAGCTTCCGCCGCCGCCGAATTTGCCGGTGTCGCCCGGCCAGCTTTTCTGATCGTTCTTGAGGATGTCGAAGGTCCACTCCAGTTTGCCGGTGAGAGCGTTTACCCCGTAGATCTTCGCCGAAATGGGTGAATCACCACCAGTGTGACCGGAGAAGAGAATGTCTCCGGCGAGCTGCGGTGCGACCGAGAAATTGCAGCCCCAGCAGTTTTTGAAGTCTGTGATCTGCGTCTGCCAGCGTTCCTTGCCGGTCTTTTGGTCGACCGCGACATAGCGCCCGTCGGCAGTGCCGATGTAGACCATCCCGTGGCCGACCGTGACGCCTCGGTTCCGCATGGCCCAGAAGGTCTGCTTGATCATCGGGTTGAGCTTCGGCTGGTAGTGCCAGATCGTCTCCCCAGTTTTGCCGTTTACCGCGAAGACATTGTTGTTAGCCGCGATGTAGTAGATGACGCCGTTGACCACAATTGGTGTCGACTGAAGCCCGTCCTGAATATCGCCAGGCTGATGTAGCCAGGCGACCTTTAGATCTTTGACGTTCACTGTGGTGATTTGCTTGAGCGGACTGTAACGCCAGCCGGAATTGTCGCGATAATACGAGGGCCAATCCGCCGGATTGTCCTCAGCAGCAACGGTTTTTCCCATCATTGTCGTGACGGCAACACCAATGCCGACTGCGAGCGCGAATCTCGCGCCGATCCAGGTCCTTTTCATGTTTCCTCCTTGGCCGGCGGTTGCGTCGCTGGCCGCTGTTTTCGTTGATCTTATTTCCATCGGCGACGCCGACGCATCGAGCGGTCGATTGAATACGCGGAGAAGCGGATGCCCGCCGATCCCGCGCTGCCAAAATTAGGAACTATGGAGTTCCTTTTGTCAATCGAAAATGTGGCTACAAACTCAAAAATAGCTTGACCGTCGGTACATCACGCTTCATTGTTAGGAACTACAAGGTTCCAAACGTGCGACTTTGGTCAACGTTGACTTGCCTAGCGAAGGAAAGAGTCGCTGTCCCGTCGAGAAGGTGATTCCCGCCGTAATGAGGGAAGGCCTATTAGAAAATCCGCGCACCGTTTCGCTCACGAGACCGAAACGTGTTTTCCTGGGGAGATCGAAAACCATGAAGCTCAAATCAATGAAACTCTATGATTGGGACTTCGCGCCGAATGCTCGCCGCGTTCGAATGTTCCTGATCGAGAAGGACTTGGAAATCGAACGGGTGGAGTGCATTACTCCGAAAATCGCGTTGAATGAGTCCTTCGAGGCGCGCTATCGGCACTACATGGTGCCGATGCTGGAATTGGAGGACGGCACTCAGATCGGCGAAGCGCTCGCCATTTGGACTTACCTCGAAGCGCTCCATTCGCAGCCTGCGCTGATGGGGAGAACGGCACTTGAGAAGGCAACGATCAGCGCCTGGGAGCGCCGCGCTTATGACGAGGGCCTTATCGGCCACGCCGAGATATTCCGGAACTCCCATCTCAATTTCGTCGACCGTGGCCTTCCCGGCTACCACGCGAAGATCCCGCAGATCTCCGCGCTGATCGAGCGCGGCAAGATGCGCGTCGCTCACTTCCACCAGAAGTTCAACACCCAACTCGCCAACAACAGGTTCGTCGCCGGCGATACGTTCTCGGTCGCTGACATCACAACCATCGTCACTGTCGACTTCGGGCTTGCCCTCAATATGCCTATTCCGGACAATGCCCCGCATGTCCAGCGTTGGTACGACGAGATGCAGAAACGGCCCAGCGTGCGCGACAGCGTGCCGAAGCACGCGCCTGACGGAACGCCGCTGCCGGTTGCCGCTTAGCTGCTCAGGACTCGCGGACGAGAGTCGCACCCGCATGCGGTTGCCACTCTCCCCGCGGGCTTTTCCTTCCGCGCCGTCAAGGGACGAGACACGTCTTTGGCCGCACGGTACTAATGCGACCTGAAACAGGAAAACCCGAATGAATGAGCCAGCAATCAATCTCTACACTTGGGCGACGCCCAACGGGTGGAAGGCATCGTGCACGCTTGAGGAACTGGCAATCCCCTATGACGTCGTGCCAATCGACATCATGAAGGGCGAGCAGAAGACGTTGTTCTATCTGGCGCTCAATCCGAATGGACGCATCCCGGTCATCGTCGATCGCTCGGCGGGAGACTTCGCGATCTTCGAATCAGGTGCGATCATGATCTATCTTGCGGAGATGGCGGGCCGGCTCCTTCCGACCGAAGCCAAAGCGCGGTCGCGCGTCCTTCAGTGGTTGATGTTCCAAATCGGAGGCGTGGGCCCCATGCAGGGGCAGGCCAACGTGTTCTACCGTTACTTTCCCGAGCGCCTACAGGGCGCCATTGATCGCTACCAGAACGAGGTACAGCGCCTCTATCGCGTTCTCGATGTCCAATTGGCCAGGCATGAATGGCTCGCCGGGGATTTCTCCATTGCCGACATTGCGAATTGGAGCTGGTGCCGGATTCACAATTGGGCCGGTGTGTCGGTTGACGATGTGTCGAATCTACGTCGCTGGATGGCAGCAATCGAGAAGCGCCCGGGTTGCGCCAAGGGCGTAACAGTGCCGCACGTGGTGCACTACAACATCGCCGATGAGCAGGAGACCGGCAAATTGGTCTCGAAGATCCAAGGAATCGTCGGACGCTGATTGGACCGGAAAGATCAATGGCCGATTGCCGATCGGGCCGGGAGAAACTTCGATAACTGCAAAAAAGATTTGACGATGGCCAAGATAATTCATGTGATGATCCGAGTCATCAAGATCGAACGCGCGATCGATTTCTACAACAAGGCGTTCGGCCTGAAGATCGTTGGTCATTTTGATTTCGATGATTTCGAGCTAGTGTACCTGCGTAATCCGGAGGATGATTTCGAAGTCGAGCTGACGCTCAACAAAGGGCGTGCGACTCCGTACTCCCACGGCGATGGATTCGGTCATCTTGCCGTATGTGTGGATAATTGTGGTGCCGAGCGCGACCGGCTTAAGGGACTCGGGTTTGAGCCCGGAGAGGTCAAGGAATTCCTCCGTGACGGTAAGCTGATGGCGCGGTTCTTTTTCATTCAAGACCCCGACGGATACAAGATCGAGGTCTTGGAGCGGCACGGCCGCTATTGGTGACGCTTAGGGCGGCTGTTTTCCAGCATGCCGACGACCATATCGCGAGCACGTCGCATGGACGCTGCATCCTTCGTGGACGTCGACAGAACAACCATGCCCTGCAGCGTCACCATCATCAGAGACGCCAGGGCCTTGACGTCGATATCTTGATTAAGCTCACCCTTATCCCTCGCCCAGCTCAGTCGAAATTCCATCGCCTGTTGCATGCCAGCAAGGCCCTCGGATGCCTCCGTGGCCAGCACGCTGTCGGAGGCGCTTAGTTCACGAATCACGTTCGTTGCCAGGCAGCCGCAAGGCCGCTTCGCGTCGTTGTTGACGCTCTCAATCAGCAAATCGAGGAGGTGCGCATAGGTTTCGATCAGAGGCCGATCGACCATGCGCAGGAAAATCGCCTTGTAGGAGTCGCGGACCATATAATGGTCGAGGCATTTCTTGAACAAATCGCGTTTGTTGTCGAATGCCTTGTAAAGGCTGCCCTTGGTGAGCCCTGTTGCAGTCTCGATGTCGTCGATGGACGTGTTCTGATAACCCCGCCGCCAGAACAGGTGCGTGGCCTTTCTTACAACATCGTCATAGTCGAATTCGCGGGGACGGGCCACGTTTTATAAGTCCTTATGGGCTAACATCGTTCTGAGTGAAATATTCCGACAAACGGCGGAATTCAAGATGGGCGGCCTCAAGAATTAGCGCATGACCTCGAGACCTGGAGATGAGAAGGGAGGTCGAGACCAGAAGGGCGCGCGCTCGACGGAAACTTACACTTCGTGTCCGCCCAGGGATTTACAGACAATCAGGCAATCCAAGCGCGATGGACGTGCTAAACTGCTGAAGCGCCTCGCTCTCTTCCGAACGGCGGGTGTGGGTGGGAAGAAGGCCGGCGATCTTTGCC from Bradyrhizobium sp. Ash2021 encodes the following:
- a CDS encoding S41 family peptidase gives rise to the protein MKKVINSAPSRRHFLRLTSMAAASALAPTVLWAEQREAADSATSQAASARLATFEEVWRTARDRFYDQHLHGLDWSAVREFYLPDATQASSEEALASVINTMLSELHASHTRYYTPYEPEYYQLSDFFAGALRRRGLERAFPSGRISYPGIGVLSRLDMQGRSMITGVIEGTPAQQAGLLAGDMIVFADGAPFQPVQSFRDQVGKEVALGLRRAGAFMQISVTPVDIEPNKMFLDGLKASARIIPANGRRIGYVHVWCYAGSVYQRTLEHLLSHGPLNDADALIWDLRDGWGGAIPEYLDLFNTRAPTMQVTDRNGASELENVKWRKPVAMLVNGGTRSGKEILAYGFKKYRLGEVIGSRTEGAVLAATAFLIGGGLLLLAVADVQVDGERLEGVGVAPTIEVQADPNSMGRSDPQLNRAIAALSGA
- a CDS encoding integrase core domain-containing protein, translating into MIALICFALAVLASPFKSNIRLEAENAVLRHQLIVLRRKLKGRARLTNNDRWFFVQLYRWFPSILPVLMIIRPETLVGWHRAGFRRYWRWKSCRRGGRPQIETELRALIRQMRTENLLWGAPRIHGELLKLGFSVAQSSVAKYMVKRRGPPSQEWRTFLRNHAPDIAAMDLVVVPTIGFKLLCGFVIIRLDRRDLVWIGVTTNPTAEWVARQITEAFPWDGAPRYMIRDRGRIYGTVVTRRLRAMGIRDKPIAPASPWQNCFAERLIGSIRRECLDHNIVLDEEHLRRILKNYADYYNGVRTHRSLNKDAPVSRQVQRSGVISSRAILGGLHRQYVRI
- a CDS encoding IS256 family transposase encodes the protein MSNDNIIKLIQPANVDDQLTEILRTGARVLLAQAVEAEVADFLGKHADLKTADGHQRVVRHGHLPEREVMTGIGPVAVRQPRVRDREADATDPDRIRFSPSILPPYMRRSKSIETLLPILYLKGISTGDFSEALAALLGKDAAGLSASAIGRLKDGWLDEHTAWQRRDLSAKRYVYIWADGIHLQARLEDEKQCILVLIGATPEGRKELVGFTDGARESAQDWRDLLLDLKRRGLDVPPRLTIADGALGFWKAAGEVWPKTREQRCWVHKTANVLAKLPKSQQPKAKRALQEIWMAETKAAAELAFDAFIESYTPKYEKAADCLSKDRDALLAFYDFPAEHWKHLRTTNPIESTFATVRHRTIRSKGCLSNRTALAMVFKLLEAAQKSWRRLDGHNQLPKLVLGVTFNNGIEVIAKPADRQPITAAA
- a CDS encoding ribbon-helix-helix domain-containing protein — protein: MCRLYSHQPQRNYEPQTRSLRISGHPTSIRMELSFWDTLEEMAAKEDTGLAQFLTILHDEILKHQGEVENFASMLRCRCLIYRSTSASGKLYSLDSA
- a CDS encoding DUF1330 domain-containing protein; this translates as MTAYFVAIRDSISNPQEMKTYGEKSGPSLAGHSVTPLAVYGRFRVMDGSPIEGAVILAFPTFEEAEAWYDSPAYQDAVQHRFRGAKYQTFIVQGTR
- a CDS encoding glutathione S-transferase family protein; translated protein: MSASGIDLYTWATPNGWKASCTLEELQIPYTPYPLDIMKRQHKTPEFSRLNPNEKIPAIVDHEAGDFAVFESGAIMIYLAEKAGRLLPTEFKARSRVIQWLMFQMGGVGPMQGQANVFFRYFPERLPGAIARYQNEVRRLYGVLDQRLADNEWLAADFSIADIANWSWCRIHNWAGVAADDLPNLNRWMAAIEQRPGCAKGVRIPHETNYNKSDAESAGVFVKDVQSILGR
- a CDS encoding glutathione binding-like protein, with product MKLYEWDFAPNCRRVRMFLIEKGIEIPKEECITPDIALKDPFLSKYKHAMVPMLELDNGVQLGEALAIWIYLEALHPNPPLLGTTPLEKAVISGWERRAYDEGIIGHAEIFRNSHPQFVDRGLPGHLGPVPQIPALIERGKQRVARFHKKFNEQLASNKFVAGDKFSVADITAVCVVDFGHALEMQIPDDCPHTKRWFDEMLQRESVKKSVPTHMPDGSPIPIAA
- the pqqA gene encoding pyrroloquinoline quinone precursor peptide PqqA, which codes for MTWKTPKIVEVSVGMEINMYACATRK
- a CDS encoding c-type cytochrome, yielding MSYRFRMLPPRRGRKSRSLGVVIGMGLALAALLPQTSVAAASDEPDLPQAGQDIIATPGSVADGQKLFGLNCTYCHGARGVGGRGKPLQCRDDLTAATVYQTITEGRDSAGLFMPSWNGSIAEPDRWRLAAYILSLRNLPNCK
- a CDS encoding PQQ-binding-like beta-propeller repeat protein, with product MKRTWIGARFALAVGIGVAVTTMMGKTVAAEDNPADWPSYYRDNSGWRYSPLKQITTVNVKDLKVAWLHQPGDIQDGLQSTPIVVNGVIYYIAANNNVFAVNGKTGETIWHYQPKLNPMIKQTFWAMRNRGVTVGHGMVYIGTADGRYVAVDQKTGKERWQTQITDFKNCWGCNFSVAPQLAGDILFSGHTGGDSPISAKIYGVNALTGKLEWTFDILKNDQKSWPGDTGKFGGGGSWGAGVYDEKTGTIYIGTGNAAPDYYPEGRRGDNLYTDSILALDAKTGKLKWYHQEVPNDAWDHDSTYEIMTINQSGKDKLVHLNKGGFVTVLDKETGKVEKVWRFAKNVTWVDNVDPKTGALIGRHEAVTTKTSLECPSPLGARSWQHAAYNPNTRLWYSNGWEVCANVKSGDQNPAEVGLAAMYFGAPEFEIVAPADGPSARLDARDPFTGEVKWSVEYKKVPGISPVLTTGGGLVFNGDALGNFYAYDAATGKELWKLAAGSGIRSGPVSYEVDGEQYILVGSGLGGLAPNFAVGAFPSMGGLPSGAVLMALKLGH
- a CDS encoding glutathione binding-like protein, with the translated sequence MFLIEKDLEIERVECITPKIALNESFEARYRHYMVPMLELEDGTQIGEALAIWTYLEALHSQPALMGRTALEKATISAWERRAYDEGLIGHAEIFRNSHLNFVDRGLPGYHAKIPQISALIERGKMRVAHFHQKFNTQLANNRFVAGDTFSVADITTIVTVDFGLALNMPIPDNAPHVQRWYDEMQKRPSVRDSVPKHAPDGTPLPVAA